The Mycolicibacterium neworleansense sequence GAAGACGCCGCCGATGTCGCCCAGGCCCGCCGCGCTGAGCAGCGCGTCACACAAGGCGTGCGCGGCAACGTCGCCGTCGGAATGTCCGGCGCAGCCGTCGGCGTCTTCGAATTCCAAACACAGCAGCCAACAAGGCCGCCCCGGCTCGATCGGGTGGACGTCGGTTCCCAGCCCGACCCTCGGAATCAACATGCGTCACGCTCCATGACGGCCTCGGCGAGCAACAGGTCCAGCGGCGTGGTGATCTTGAACGCCAGTGGGTCGCCCTCGACGATCTGCACCGGCGTACCGATCTGTTCGACGAGCGAGGCGTCGTCGGTGACCGCGCCGGCACCGGCTCGCTGATAGGCGCGACGCAACACGTCGGTCCGGAATCCCTGCGGGGTCTGCACGGCCCGCAGACCGGCGCGCTCAGGTGTCCCCAGCACGGCACCGTTGGCGTCGACCGCCTTGATCGTGTCTGCCAGCGGGAGGCCGGGAACGACGGCGGCGTGCCCGTCGGCCAGCGCAGTGACCACCCGGGCGATCAGCGCCGCAGGGGTCAACGCCCGGGCGGCGTCGTGCACGAGGATGAAATCGGGATCGCCTGCGGCTGCCAGCGCGTCTAAGGCCAGCGCCACCGATTCGGTGCGGTCGGCTCCCCCGGCCACGATCTGCGCGCGCTCCCCGAACACCAAGATGGCCTCATCGGTGAGCGCAGGCGGTACCGCGACCACGACCTTGTCGATCACCCCTGAAGCCAGCAGCCCATCCAGGGCATGCTCCAGCAGGGGTTTGTCCCCCAGATTGACGAACGCTTTGGGTCTGCCCGCGCCTAGCCGCTCACCAGAGCCGGCGGCCGGGACGACCGCGACAGTTGTTGCCACGACGCGTCAGGACGCGGCAGCCAAAACCTCGTCGAGCATGGTCTCCGCCTTGGCGTCATCGGTGTTCTCGGCCAGCGCAAGCTCGCCGACCAGAATCTGCCGGGCCTTGGCCAGCATTCGCTTCTCACCCGCGGACAGGCCGCGTTCCTGATCCCGACGCCACAGATCGCGGACAACCTCGGCAACCTTGTTCACGTCACCGGAAGCCAGCTTCTCGAGATTGGCCTTGTAGCGGCGTGACCAGTTGGTCGGCTCTTCGGTGTGCGGAGCACGCAACACCTGGAAAACCTTGTCGAGGCCTTCTTGGCCCACGACGTCGCGGACTCCGACGTACTCGGCGTTCTCTGCGGGTACTCGAACGGTCAGATCACCCTGGGCGACCTTCAGTACGAGATATTCCTTCTGCTCGCCTTTGATGGTCCGGGTTTCGATCGCCTCGATCAACGCAGCACCGTGGTGTGGATAGACGACGGTGTCTCCGACCTTGAAAATCATCTGATTCGAGCCCCTTTCGCTACTCCATGCTAACACGGGCCTGGATCACACGCGCACCAACTGCGCAGGTCAGGGGCACTGCAGGTGAAGAACAGGGGTTGACATGGTGACGAAAGCGTGCAACCCCCGAGCCCTCCGAGCACCCGAAATGGGTGCCCCCGCAAAGCGGTTGCGGGCCTGAGCCACCTGTTCTCGAGCCGCCTGGGGCCCCAACTGCCCGGCCCTCGCATTCCACCCGCCGACGCCACCTACTACTGTGCATAGTCGAAGTACGCCGACCCAGCTCAGGAGGCTTGAGTGAACCGCTTCGCAATGCGCGCCTCGGCCGGTCTGGCCGCATGTGGCCTGACCGCAGCCGTTCTCACCGGTTGCAGCGCCGGGCAGGTCTCCCAGACGGCGACCCAGGAGCCCGCCGTCAACGGCGTCAACGCACAGGCCGGCGCGATCTCGCTGCGCAACGTGCACCTGCGCGCGCCGCAGCAGAAGGACTACGTCGAGCCCGGCTCCGAGGCCGAACTGCTGTTCGTCGCAGCCAACGGATCCACCGAGGCCCCCAACAAGCTCGTCTCGATCAAGACCACCGTCGGCGACGTGGCACTGACCGGTGATCAGACCATCCCGGCCGGCGGCGTGCTCATCGTCGGCGAGCCCGACGGCCAGCTGAAGCCGCTGGAGAAGACCGAGGCCGCCGACGCCGTGACCGCGAAGGTCACGCTGACCAAGCCGGTCACCAACGGCCTGCTCTACGACTTCACCTTCAAGTTCGAGAACGGTGAGACGACGGTGGCCGTGCCGATCTCGGCCGGCGAGGCACCCCGGCGCGACCAGACCGGTGAGGAGCCCGCCGAGGCTGCCGAAGCCGGTGGCCATCACTGATCTGACGCCGCTCTGACCGCGGAGGCCCTGACCGGCGCGTGCACACCGCCGTTGTCGGGGCCAACCGTTAGTGTCACGGCGTGGCCGCTTCGAAAGTACGTTCGCAATACCGTTGCTCGGAATGTCAGCACGCCACCCCCAAATGGGTGGGCCGCTGCGCCAATTGCGGCACGTGGGGAACGGTCGACGAAGTAGCAACACTCGCCTCTGTCGGTAGCCCGGTGCGCCGTTCGGTTGCCCCGACGTCCCCGGCGGTGCCGATCACCGCGATCGACCCGGGCATCACGCGGCATTACGCCACCGGTGTCACCGAGCTGGACCGGGTTCTGGGCGGCGGTCTGGTGGCCGGTTCGGTCACGCTGCTGGCCGGGGAACCCGGCGTCGGCAAGTCCACCCTGCTCCTCGAGGTGGCCAACCGCTGGGCGCACACCGGCCGCCGCGCGCTGTACCTGTCCGGGGAAGAGTCCGCGGGCCAGATCCGGCTGCGTGCCGAACGCACCGGCTGCACGCACGAGAACGTCTATCTGGCAGGCGAATCCGATCTGCAGATCGCCCTCGGCCACATCGAAGAGGTCAAGCCCAGCCTGGTCATCGTCGACTCGGTGCAGACCATGTCGACCACCGAGGCCGACGGTGTGACCGGTGGGGTCACGCAGGTGCGCGCGGTGACGACGGCGCTGACGGGCCACGCCAAGACCGCCGTCGGCGACCCGGCGGTCGCCATGATCCTGGTCGGCCACGTGACCAAGGACGGCGCCATCGCCGGTCCGCGTTCGCTGGAGCACCTGGTCGACGTGGTACTGCACTTCGAGGGTGATCACGCGTCGAGCCTGCGCATGGTGCGCGGGGTCAAGAACCGGTTCGGCGCCGCCGACGAGGTCGGCTGTTTTCAGATGCACGACAACGGAATCGAGTGCGTCAGCGATCCGTCCGGACTGTTCCTCGACCAGCGCCCGGCGGCGGTCCCGGGCACGGCCATCACGGTCACCCTCGACGGCAAGCGCCCCATGATCGGTGAGGTACAGGCACTCGTCGCCCCGCCGGTGGGGCCGCCCCGCCGGGTCGTCAGCGGGATCGACTCGGCCCGCGCGGCGATGATCGGCGCGGTGCTCCAGACCCGCTGCAGCCTGCCGATCGGCAACAACGACATCTACCTGTCCACCGTCGGCGGCATGCGGCTGACGGACCCGTCCTCGGACCTGGCCGTGGCGGTGGCCGTCGCATCGGCCTATCTCGACATCGCGTTGCCGATGAACGCGGTGGTGATCGGTGAGGTGGGGCTCGTCGGCGATCTGCGCCGGGTCACCGGCATGGATCGCAGGCTGGCCGAGGCCGCCCGGCTGGGGTTCAACATTGCCGTGGTGCCGCCCGGGGTCACCAGCGCGCCCGCGGGGCTGCGCGTCATCACCGTCGATCACATCGGGGCGGCATTACGGGCACTCAAGGACATCGCGATTGCCAGCAATCAATCCCATCACGGACAATAGCGGCCGACCCTAGGAGAACTGATGGCCGTGAACTCCGGCGCCAGGACCAGCCGCACCGTCGTGCATCTGGCTCGGCCGACGCTACGAGAGACCCTCGGCCGGCTGGCGCCGGGCACCCCGCTGCGTGACGGCCTGGAACGCATCCTGCGCGGCAAGACGGGTGCGCTGATCGTGCTGGGTTACGACGACAGCGTGGAGACCATCTGCGACGGCGGGTTCGCCCTGGACGTGCGTTACGCCCCCACCCGGCTGCGCGAGCTGTCGAAGATGGACGGCGCGGTGGTGCTGTCCAGCGACGGCAGCCGGATCGTGCGGGCCAACGTCCAGCTGGTCCCGGATCCCTCGATCCCCACCGACGAGTCCGGCACCCGCCACCGCTCGGCCGAGCGCACCGCCATCCAGACCGGCTATCCCGTGATCTCGGTGAGCCATTCGATGAGCATCGTGACGGTCTACGTCGCCGGGGAGCGGCACGTGGTGCCCGACTCGGCGACCATCCTGTCGCGGGCCAACCAGACCATCGCCACATTGGAGCGCTACAAGGGCCGGCTCGACGAGGTCAGCAAGCAGCTGTCCACCGCCGAGATCGAGGACTTCGTGACGTTGCGCGACGTGATGACCGTGGTGCAGCGGCTGGAGATGGTGCGCCGAATCAGCCTTGAGATCGACGCCGACGTCGTCGAACTCGGCACCGACGGGCGCCAGCTCAAACTGCAACTCGACGAACTCGTCGGCGACAACGAGGCCGCCCGCGAGCTGATCGTGCGGGATTACCACGCCCTGCCGGATCCGCCGACCGCCGCTCAGGT is a genomic window containing:
- the ispD gene encoding 2-C-methyl-D-erythritol 4-phosphate cytidylyltransferase; its protein translation is MATTVAVVPAAGSGERLGAGRPKAFVNLGDKPLLEHALDGLLASGVIDKVVVAVPPALTDEAILVFGERAQIVAGGADRTESVALALDALAAAGDPDFILVHDAARALTPAALIARVVTALADGHAAVVPGLPLADTIKAVDANGAVLGTPERAGLRAVQTPQGFRTDVLRRAYQRAGAGAVTDDASLVEQIGTPVQIVEGDPLAFKITTPLDLLLAEAVMERDAC
- the carD gene encoding RNA polymerase-binding transcription factor CarD — protein: MIFKVGDTVVYPHHGAALIEAIETRTIKGEQKEYLVLKVAQGDLTVRVPAENAEYVGVRDVVGQEGLDKVFQVLRAPHTEEPTNWSRRYKANLEKLASGDVNKVAEVVRDLWRRDQERGLSAGEKRMLAKARQILVGELALAENTDDAKAETMLDEVLAAAS
- the radA gene encoding DNA repair protein RadA, with the protein product MAASKVRSQYRCSECQHATPKWVGRCANCGTWGTVDEVATLASVGSPVRRSVAPTSPAVPITAIDPGITRHYATGVTELDRVLGGGLVAGSVTLLAGEPGVGKSTLLLEVANRWAHTGRRALYLSGEESAGQIRLRAERTGCTHENVYLAGESDLQIALGHIEEVKPSLVIVDSVQTMSTTEADGVTGGVTQVRAVTTALTGHAKTAVGDPAVAMILVGHVTKDGAIAGPRSLEHLVDVVLHFEGDHASSLRMVRGVKNRFGAADEVGCFQMHDNGIECVSDPSGLFLDQRPAAVPGTAITVTLDGKRPMIGEVQALVAPPVGPPRRVVSGIDSARAAMIGAVLQTRCSLPIGNNDIYLSTVGGMRLTDPSSDLAVAVAVASAYLDIALPMNAVVIGEVGLVGDLRRVTGMDRRLAEAARLGFNIAVVPPGVTSAPAGLRVITVDHIGAALRALKDIAIASNQSHHGQ
- the disA gene encoding DNA integrity scanning diadenylate cyclase DisA, which gives rise to MAVNSGARTSRTVVHLARPTLRETLGRLAPGTPLRDGLERILRGKTGALIVLGYDDSVETICDGGFALDVRYAPTRLRELSKMDGAVVLSSDGSRIVRANVQLVPDPSIPTDESGTRHRSAERTAIQTGYPVISVSHSMSIVTVYVAGERHVVPDSATILSRANQTIATLERYKGRLDEVSKQLSTAEIEDFVTLRDVMTVVQRLEMVRRISLEIDADVVELGTDGRQLKLQLDELVGDNEAARELIVRDYHALPDPPTAAQVHATLDELDALTDSELLDFTTLARVFGYPSTAEAQDSAMSSRGYRAMAGIPRLQFAHVDLLVRSFGSLQGLLAASADDLQSVDGIGSMWARHIREGLSLLAESTIADRLA